The Syngnathus scovelli strain Florida chromosome 7, RoL_Ssco_1.2, whole genome shotgun sequence DNA window ATCAAGCATGACTTATTTTACGTGTTGATGATAAACCTAAATTTCCCTTCGAAATTGATTCACTGCTTGGGCAGGTGTCATTATATGACGATGCGTAAATTGGGCATTTGGGTAACAGTACAGCGTTGTGCGTGTCTGCGACTGAGTGGAAGTGTCAGTTTCATTTTGTGCTTTTAGAGAatgtggaaaaataaacgcaacgTAAAGCCGGGTCGTGCACTTCAGAAGAGAGGACACTGGGGCAAAAAGGTGGAGTTTCTTCTGGCAGTTGCCGGGAGCATTGTGGGCCTGGGCAATGTGTGGAGGTTTCCCTACTTATGCTACAAAAACGGGGGCGGTAAACAAATATGGCAGCCAGAACCTCTTTCAAAACGTGTACATATAGCATCAAAGTCTACATGTAACATTCAGGTGCATTCCTGGTGCCGTATCTGGTGTTTGCGGTGACGTGTGGTGTACCGCTCTTCCTTTTGGAGACCACCATGGGCCAGCACACCCAAGAGGGAGCCGTCACCTGCTGGAGAAAGCTGTGTCCACTGGCTGAAGGTATGCAACATTCCACCATGTGTGAGCCTAGCTACCATTCTGAGGCACAAAACATGAGCCAACTAGTACTTCCGCATTGTGCCTTTGCTACAGTGACAGCTGAACTTGTCCTGTAGCACACTTTCACCCCCATGGTCTTTCCACCGATTTAAGACCCCATGGTTATACTTCAGTAGCTGCAATAACACCTTGTCCTGTCATGTGTCTGCTCCTTCATTACCTGTGAGCAGGGGCTTGGCCCCCAGAGGCAGTTTTACAAGCAGCTTAGGATAACTGACAATACTGTGTAAACGTTAACAATCAATATTAAATTTGGAGTctgttttatttaatctattatcCAACCACAAAGTAAAACctttgacacacaaaaaataatgtttaaaacggTGCTTGCAAACCTATAAGCAAACCAAGGTTGGGACAAAGTAAGCCAAGCACATCATCTGGGACAACATAATCTTACACtgtatgtagtatgtatgtCTTGGTGCGCTCCACTTTTTAATCATCTCATTCCTATATAAAATTTCATGATGTATCTGTTAAATCCTTTTGACTCACATTTCTGGAACTTCTAAATGTCGTTTTCTTTGTTGCACTCTTGCCTTCAACGTGGGTGATGAGCATATGTCACGCATCTTATTTGGCTCACTCCAATGTTTCATTCATGTGGTACACATCAGTCAGCCTGACAACAAACAGAATGTGCTGAACTGTGAGTATGAAGAATTAAAAGTAAGACAAAGATACAAGGTGCCATGACAGTTTGTTTTAAACTAAATGTGTATTTGGTGTGATATTGCTTGTATACATGCCCTTTACATGTCCTTGAACCTCGAGCTCAAATGTGTGCCAGGCATCGGTTATGGAGGGCAGCTGATCCAGCTATACAGCTCCATGACCtacattattatttttgccTGGGCTCTGCTCTACCTGGTGTTCTCCTTCATTTCTCCACTACCCTGGAGCACCTGTGATAACTACTGGAACACAGGTAACATCTCACAAGCAACAAATTGTCAGGAGTAGTGTTCCTGTTTTGGCTAAGGAATCCTCACATgattgtaaatattttattacATAATTTCATGCGATGACAGGAAATGATGTTTTGGTACATTATAGTCACTGTACAACTTGAACACAGTGTGTAATTATTTTACTTTAAATTAAATCAAGGCTAAATTTAGGCTACCATTACCCTAATATACacgacacacgcacgcacacacaccactaTAATTTTCAATCTGCCAATACAGTACCTGTAATTCTTTTAGCGGATTGTGTTGTTACAACTTGGAACCACACCAACCACACTACCAACGGAACCTCGGCAACAATGGAATTCTGGGAGTGAGGACGATAACACACTACACTTGAAATAGCTAGTTTAAAAACATTGTACGTGACATATTGTGTCTTCCTCCCCGCCTCCATCCCTAACCAGACGTCGAGTGTTGAAAATCTCAGGGGGCATTGAGGAGATTGGCAGCATCAGGTGGGAGGTGCTTCTGTGCCTCCTGGCAATGTGGGTCATTTGTTACTTCTGCATTTGGAAAGGCGTAAAATCAACAGGAAAGGTGAAGTCCATCAAAATGCAccaagaatttaaaaaaaaaaagtgttcttaCCCTCCTCTGTCTTATTCAGGTGGTATATTTCACTGCCACTTTCCCTTACGTGATGCTCCTCATCCTTTTGATCCGGGGACTCACTCTTCCGGGAGCCAGACAAGGAGTTGAGTTCTACCTTCTGCCAGAGGTGTCACGACTCGCAGACCCTCAAGTAGGACTGAGTTGAATTATATAATCACTGATATGGAAGGTACACTCTGTGTCAGTGAGCGTCTTTTTCACAGGTTTGGATGGAGGCCTGCTCGCAGATCTTCTTCTCGTACAGCCTCGGTGTGGGCACCCTGACTGTACTGGGGAGCTACAACACTCAAAGCAACAATTGCTACAAGTTAAAATTCATACTTtgtattacacacacacacacacacacacgctaattTCATCAGTAGTTTTTTGTACGTCAAAAAAACACCTTCCTGTGACTTCATAATGATCAACTTTGAAATGACGTATACCAGTATTTTCATTTGCTCAGTTTCCAATGAGCAAATTTTTAAGTTTATAAACAGTGTGAtgtaatgatttaaaaaaagcaatGATTTAAGTAAATATGTGACTAAACTTGTTCTCCAGGGCTGTaaatgtaaaccctttaaaatgTTGACTCCGACTGATGGGACTGATGCGCGCCCGCAATGTAAATCAGGTCAGAGTCAGAATGGCAGGATGAGACAGAGACATGGAGGAAAGCACAGTTTTTGTTTGCAGGTTATTATGTACTACTGAATCAACCAAATGGCAAATCATAGTAATGTTTTAAGCAAAGGGGCAGAATAGAAATGTTTATATTTTCAAAAGCTCTAGTGGACTACCTCGATGCATTGGTATCGCACACTGTCCCACATTGTCTCACGCAAACAGCCTTTGTCACCAACCTGGTGAATTAGGATCTGGTCTCTCATGGGTCGGaacggagcagggcgaccaagtgcagcttggaccagggttaattgaaaaaaaaaaaaacctaacagACTCGTCAAacggacatgacttaacaaaacaacaagagGACTGACCGACAAACAAAAGCCGTGAAGCCACCAAGCCAGTCCACCAACAGACGTGACGACAGCAATGACACCACGGGGAacaaggggcagacaggacttaaatacacgacaggtaacaagaggcaggtgagaatgatcactctcatcatgggcacacaggaggggaggggcgagcacacagacggaaaccatgacaacagacacatagtggaacggctggggacgagacgtgccaCTGGTCACCCTACCTATAACTGTGTTTTGAATGAACTTATTCAAGATTTACAATGTAACAACTTGAGTGATGACTTTTGTGCTGTGAGATCACAAGTGCTGTCAGGGGacagaagatgatgatgatgcaccaAGCATGAGCGATTATCAATTTGAACGTTTTATGGGAGTACATTTCATGTTAAATCTTACCTGACCATACTCTTATGCCGTAACGTCAATTGTGAGGTAGGCCATGATGGGATGAGAAATTCCAAAGAGTCTGAAACCCAAAATAGACACAAATAAATATCATAGAGTGGTCCAAATTATATTTCCTACTTGGCATTGCGTGTTGTTTGGAAAAcaagtgtttttgtgtgtattgcAGAGACAGCTTGTGGCTGTGTTTGCTGAACAGTTGTACAAGTTTGGTAGCTGGTTTTGCTGTCTTCTCCGTGCTGGGATTCATGGCTCACCAGCAAGGTGTTCCTGTTGCAAAGGTGGCTGAGTCAGGTGCAGTAAACTTGAAATCTTCTTACATCTCACTCTATCTAAAAGAAGTGAATTGAAAGGGTGAAGAAGCAGGCGCCTCTTATTTGAGACTCTCATCCACTAGATAATTTGAATGTTACAAATTGACGGGCATGTGGATATCTTTTCCAGGTCCAGGTTTGGCGTTCATCGCATACCCTCAAGCGGTGGCCATGATGCCACTGCCTCATGTGTGGTCCATCTGCTTCTTTGTCATGATCATCCTCTTGGGCCTCGATACGCAGGTTTGACCACTAGAGTATGCTTTTTGAAACAAGAATTGGCTCGAATGTTCGAAAACACTGAGTTCATGTTTCTTTTTGCCTGGAAGTGACCTTGTGGGTGGGCTCTCTCCCTGCAGTTTGTCGGCATTGAGGTGGTGATCACATCCTTCTCAGACGTATTTCCCAGAGTATTGCGTCGGCCGGGCAGACGAGAATGTTTCCTCCTGCTCTTCTGCCTAacgtgtttcttcttgcagctcGTCATGATCACTGAGGTTAGAATATTATTGCTATGAATCTGTCTATAATGCCAAAAAGTGCTTCATTTAAGGTCCATTCTGTAGCTATTATACGCTGATGTAGCTAATATTGTGGCCAATTTCTTTCTGATGTCGTCCGCAGGGAGGAATGTACATCTTCCAGATTTTTGACTACTATGCTTGTAATGGAACATGCCTCCTCTTTCTTTGTGTGTTTAAAAGCTTGGCTGTGGGCTGGATATTCGGTAGGTTGGGTCGTGTTTTGGATTTTGGTTTCATAGTGTGGTCCTTTATTGGCAGAAAGGATCTGATAAGCCATTGTCAAGGGTTATTTGATGTGTCAGTTTTATGTGGTATGTTGAAAACAGATTTGTTGACTTTGTTACACCAGTTCACAGTGAAATTTGGTCTTTGGGACTCACTTGATGATCAGTGAccagtaaccctaaccctaaccctaacccactacCAAAAACAAATTAAGTGAACACCTATCATGCACTTTTTTTCTAGAGTTATTCTTGCCATATTTATTGTAGTCACATTATGTCATTGAACATACTTCATAAAGGAGCAGAGAGGCTGTGCACCATTGTCTCAGATATGACAGGTGAGCGTGCCAACCCGTTCTTCAAAATCTGCTGGCTCTACCTGACCCCCTTGGTGTCATTGGTGAGTGATGCTCAAGTTCTGAGCTGTAATGTGCTTGTCATTCTTTTCATGAACTACATTTGCATTAGGTAAGGCTGGGTTGTTCTGCAtatgattttcaaaatgaaTCAATGTGTATCTaaactctttttttgtttttttttttgttccagggCTCTTTTATATATTCTTTAGTTGAATACCAGCCCCTGACATTCAACCGCTGGTACGTGTACCCCACCTGGGCTTACGTGTTGGGCTGGATTATGGCCCTGTCCTCCATCCTTCTGGTGCCAGGCTGGGCGCTGTACAAGTTAAGCACCGCCGCCGGAACTCTCAGTCAAGTGGGTTGAGTACATCACTCAAATGCGCAGTGAAAGAAGGAATTTTTACGAGTCAAAAAGCAAACA harbors:
- the LOC125972502 gene encoding sodium- and chloride-dependent GABA transporter 2-like isoform X3, with amino-acid sequence MGQHTQEGAVTCWRKLCPLAEGIGYGGQLIQLYSSMTYIIIFAWALLYLVFSFISPLPWSTCDNYWNTADCVVTTWNHTNHTTNGTSATMEFWERRVLKISGGIEEIGSIRWEVLLCLLAMWVICYFCIWKGVKSTGKVVYFTATFPYVMLLILLIRGLTLPGARQGVEFYLLPEVSRLADPQVWMEACSQIFFSYSLGVGTLTVLGSYNTQSNNCYKDSLWLCLLNSCTSLVAGFAVFSVLGFMAHQQGVPVAKVAESGPGLAFIAYPQAVAMMPLPHVWSICFFVMIILLGLDTQFVGIEVVITSFSDVFPRVLRRPGRRECFLLLFCLTCFFLQLVMITEGGMYIFQIFDYYACNGTCLLFLCVFKSLAVGWIFGAERLCTIVSDMTGERANPFFKICWLYLTPLVSLGSFIYSLVEYQPLTFNRWYVYPTWAYVLGWIMALSSILLVPGWALYKLSTAAGTLSQRLHGLCWPKLPDSSLARERDTTLQHITEEDVE
- the LOC125972502 gene encoding sodium- and chloride-dependent GABA transporter 2-like isoform X2 — translated: MATLKQGNERRRIVYLKRMWKNKRNVKPGRALQKRGHWGKKVEFLLAVAGSIVGLGNVWRFPYLCYKNGGGAFLVPYLVFAVTCGVPLFLLETTMGQHTQEGAVTCWRKLCPLAEGIGYGGQLIQLYSSMTYIIIFAWALLYLVFSFISPLPWSTCDNYWNTADCVVTTWNHTNHTTNGTSATMEFWERRVLKISGGIEEIGSIRWEVLLCLLAMWVICYFCIWKGVKSTGKVVYFTATFPYVMLLILLIRGLTLPGARQGVEFYLLPEVSRLADPQVWMEACSQIFFSYSLGVGTLTVLGSYNTQSNNCYKDSLWLCLLNSCTSLVAGFAVFSVLGFMAHQQGVPVAKVAESGPGLAFIAYPQAVAMMPLPHVWSICFFVMIILLGLDTQFVGIEVVITSFSDVFPRVLRRPGRRECFLLLFCLTCFFLQLVMITEGGMYIFQIFDYYACNGTCLLFLCVFKSLAVGWIFGAERLCTIVSDMTGERANPFFKICWLYLTPLVSLGSFIYSLVEYQPLTFNRWYVYPTWAYVLGWIMALSSILLVPGWALYKLSTAAGTLSQRLHGLCWPKLPDSSLARERDTTLQHITEEDVE
- the LOC125972502 gene encoding sodium- and chloride-dependent GABA transporter 2-like isoform X1, with protein sequence MRNLEKRPQMGGSLFKDDQAAMDAERTHSTHNMDNPKRMWKNKRNVKPGRALQKRGHWGKKVEFLLAVAGSIVGLGNVWRFPYLCYKNGGGAFLVPYLVFAVTCGVPLFLLETTMGQHTQEGAVTCWRKLCPLAEGIGYGGQLIQLYSSMTYIIIFAWALLYLVFSFISPLPWSTCDNYWNTADCVVTTWNHTNHTTNGTSATMEFWERRVLKISGGIEEIGSIRWEVLLCLLAMWVICYFCIWKGVKSTGKVVYFTATFPYVMLLILLIRGLTLPGARQGVEFYLLPEVSRLADPQVWMEACSQIFFSYSLGVGTLTVLGSYNTQSNNCYKDSLWLCLLNSCTSLVAGFAVFSVLGFMAHQQGVPVAKVAESGPGLAFIAYPQAVAMMPLPHVWSICFFVMIILLGLDTQFVGIEVVITSFSDVFPRVLRRPGRRECFLLLFCLTCFFLQLVMITEGGMYIFQIFDYYACNGTCLLFLCVFKSLAVGWIFGAERLCTIVSDMTGERANPFFKICWLYLTPLVSLGSFIYSLVEYQPLTFNRWYVYPTWAYVLGWIMALSSILLVPGWALYKLSTAAGTLSQRLHGLCWPKLPDSSLARERDTTLQHITEEDVE